In one Bacillus thuringiensis genomic region, the following are encoded:
- a CDS encoding PspA/IM30 family protein, giving the protein MSVFKRLRDLTMSNVYSLIEKAEDPVKMTDQYLRDMQADVQEAEKSVAAQIALEKKFKILFEEQEALVKKREEQAHMAVQASNLDLARRALEEKQNAEQKMNEYKASYEQNKAAADNLRLKLEEMRKQLNELKNKRETLVARVNAAKAQKNINQAMSGFDSNSAKAGLSRMEEKALQLEAEAEASGEVYKKEKSLDDEFASLNKNSAVDDELARIMKQYEK; this is encoded by the coding sequence ATGTCTGTATTTAAACGATTACGAGATTTAACAATGTCGAATGTGTATTCATTAATTGAAAAAGCGGAAGATCCAGTTAAGATGACGGATCAATATTTACGCGATATGCAAGCTGATGTACAAGAAGCTGAGAAAAGTGTAGCAGCTCAAATTGCGCTTGAGAAGAAATTCAAAATCTTATTTGAAGAGCAAGAAGCACTTGTGAAAAAACGTGAAGAACAAGCTCATATGGCTGTTCAAGCTAGTAACTTAGATCTTGCGCGCCGTGCACTAGAAGAAAAACAAAATGCAGAGCAAAAGATGAATGAGTATAAAGCAAGCTATGAGCAAAACAAAGCTGCTGCTGATAATCTGCGCCTGAAGCTAGAAGAAATGCGTAAGCAATTAAATGAACTGAAAAATAAACGTGAGACACTTGTAGCACGTGTAAATGCGGCGAAAGCACAAAAGAATATTAATCAGGCGATGTCTGGATTTGATTCAAACTCAGCAAAAGCTGGTTTAAGCCGTATGGAAGAGAAAGCTCTTCAATTAGAGGCTGAAGCAGAAGCAAGCGGTGAAGTGTACAAAAAAGAAAAATCATTAGATGATGAATTCGCAAGCTTAAATAAAAATTCTGCTGTTGACGATGAATTAGCTCGTATTATGAAGCAGTATGAGAAATAA
- a CDS encoding YdcF family protein, producing MYFGIIPLILFIIFLISYLKDPRKIINGFLFNAFICSFLLFCAIASFESGNNDLHFIVIIPMLALLVMIPFAIVALMFGLFLNAKILMQREGRRFTNSLTLIAALGILFFIMLPIINPASLVSSHLEPIFAAISLISFYFFIHLSNFLSAYFLYQFNRPRRNQDFIIVLGSGLINDKVPPLLASRINKAIDFYWKQAAVNTPPTIIFSGGQGPDEGLPEAEAMQNYAVEKGIPLEHTVQENRSVNTYQNMLFSKEIMDSLKPEGKYKSIFTTNNFHLFRAGIYARQAGLNSQGIGSKTAFYYWPNAMIREYVAIVVMGRKRHMKICGTILGFALFISVLSFIFS from the coding sequence ATGTATTTTGGAATTATTCCTCTTATACTGTTTATTATTTTTCTTATCTCGTATTTAAAAGATCCGCGAAAAATAATAAACGGCTTTTTATTTAATGCCTTTATCTGTTCATTTCTATTATTTTGCGCTATAGCCTCATTTGAGTCTGGTAATAACGATTTACATTTTATCGTTATCATCCCCATGTTAGCACTACTTGTAATGATACCTTTTGCTATAGTCGCTTTAATGTTCGGACTTTTTCTTAATGCAAAAATTTTAATGCAACGTGAAGGAAGGCGTTTCACAAACTCTTTAACTTTAATTGCTGCTTTAGGGATTTTATTCTTTATAATGCTCCCTATCATAAACCCAGCAAGTTTAGTTTCATCGCATTTAGAGCCTATTTTTGCAGCTATTTCTCTTATAAGCTTCTATTTCTTTATACACTTATCTAACTTCTTAAGCGCATATTTTTTATACCAATTCAACAGACCAAGACGTAATCAAGATTTCATTATCGTTCTTGGTAGCGGCTTAATTAATGATAAAGTACCACCATTACTTGCAAGCCGCATTAATAAAGCTATCGACTTCTATTGGAAACAAGCCGCTGTGAATACACCACCAACAATTATTTTCTCTGGTGGTCAAGGTCCAGATGAAGGCCTTCCAGAAGCAGAAGCAATGCAAAATTATGCTGTTGAAAAAGGAATTCCGCTTGAACATACAGTACAAGAAAATCGCTCTGTAAACACATATCAAAATATGTTGTTCTCTAAAGAAATTATGGATTCTTTAAAACCTGAAGGTAAATATAAAAGTATTTTTACAACGAATAATTTCCACCTTTTCCGCGCTGGTATATACGCTAGACAAGCTGGTCTTAATAGCCAAGGAATCGGGTCAAAAACTGCATTTTATTACTGGCCTAACGCAATGATTCGTGAATATGTTGCAATTGTCGTAATGGGACGTAAGCGTCATATGAAAATATGTGGAACTATTTTAGGTTTCGCTTTATTCATATCAGTACTTAGTTTTATATTTTCTTAA
- a CDS encoding lipoprotein BA_5634 family protein: MKKLVGIGLAAAISFGALSGCSLLGEKANGFVLYGTEDQVTQIADKNKKEVKEKDFYKMKMTTLDGKKVLVMDKKTGEELVKKELLSKVDAKDDTKPLDKLPAVTTEQGVLFAKEKVENATLDGAKLKYEGNTIIGSGRAYADMFAVVDDATYGNVKGEEKSVGVLKFDKDPSKEFPGKNGVESSQLVKIKK, encoded by the coding sequence ATGAAAAAATTAGTAGGAATCGGATTAGCAGCAGCAATTTCATTCGGAGCATTATCAGGTTGTTCTTTATTAGGAGAAAAAGCAAACGGATTTGTACTGTACGGAACAGAAGATCAAGTAACACAAATTGCAGATAAAAATAAAAAAGAAGTGAAAGAAAAAGACTTCTATAAAATGAAAATGACAACATTAGACGGTAAAAAAGTTCTTGTCATGGATAAGAAAACTGGTGAAGAACTTGTGAAGAAAGAGTTACTTAGCAAAGTGGATGCAAAAGACGACACGAAGCCACTTGATAAATTACCAGCTGTAACAACAGAACAAGGTGTATTATTCGCAAAAGAAAAAGTAGAAAATGCTACACTTGATGGGGCAAAATTAAAATACGAAGGCAATACAATTATCGGTAGTGGCCGTGCATATGCCGACATGTTCGCGGTTGTTGATGATGCAACATACGGAAATGTAAAAGGTGAAGAAAAATCTGTAGGTGTATTAAAATTTGATAAAGACCCAAGTAAAGAATTCCCTGGAAAGAATGGTGTAGAATCATCACAACTTGTAAAAATTAAGAAGTAA
- a CDS encoding FeoB-associated Cys-rich membrane protein produces the protein MMVNIIIGAIIFGYAAYTLVHFVKRSKKGKCAACSLNKSCQSQTCSPDMEQIAHNK, from the coding sequence ATGATGGTCAATATTATAATTGGAGCTATCATTTTTGGTTATGCAGCATACACGTTAGTTCATTTTGTAAAGAGAAGTAAAAAAGGAAAATGCGCGGCATGTTCTTTAAATAAGTCATGTCAGTCGCAAACTTGTAGTCCGGATATGGAGCAAATTGCTCATAATAAATAG
- a CDS encoding YitT family protein has translation MEKIIKNKPNKLKIASKALMIIIGAFITAYGLEAVLIPNNVSDGGVTGLSIVSSRLFGLPLGALIAVINIPFVWLGYKQIGKSFAIYSIIGIASLAVGTVVMHGIPAIIEGDTLLVTVVGGIIIGFGMGLALRNGGALDGIDMLAVLLSRKLPFGTSDLILFLNMFVFIFVSTVFGLQGAILSAIAYFIASKVIHIVEVGLSGSKAFKIITKEPELMVETIRDRLGRSATYNEVYGGYSREKFKEISCVINRLEESKMKELINEIDPHAFITVYDVAEVKGGNFKKRDIH, from the coding sequence ATGGAGAAAATTATCAAAAACAAGCCCAATAAGCTAAAAATTGCTTCAAAAGCTTTGATGATTATTATTGGGGCATTTATCACAGCGTACGGATTAGAAGCGGTATTAATTCCAAATAACGTATCAGACGGTGGTGTAACTGGTTTAAGTATCGTTAGTTCAAGATTATTTGGATTGCCATTAGGAGCTCTAATCGCAGTTATTAACATTCCTTTCGTTTGGTTAGGGTATAAGCAAATCGGTAAAAGCTTTGCGATTTATTCTATTATCGGAATTGCTTCATTAGCAGTAGGTACCGTTGTCATGCACGGAATACCAGCTATTATTGAAGGTGATACATTATTAGTTACAGTTGTTGGTGGTATTATCATCGGTTTTGGTATGGGACTAGCATTACGTAACGGTGGGGCATTAGATGGAATCGATATGCTTGCTGTATTGCTTTCTCGTAAGTTACCATTTGGAACGAGTGACCTTATTTTATTCTTAAACATGTTCGTATTTATTTTCGTATCAACGGTATTCGGCCTTCAAGGAGCTATCCTTTCGGCAATTGCTTACTTTATCGCTTCGAAAGTGATTCATATCGTTGAAGTTGGTTTAAGTGGTTCAAAAGCATTTAAAATCATTACAAAAGAGCCTGAATTAATGGTAGAAACAATTCGCGATCGTTTAGGCCGAAGTGCAACATATAACGAAGTATACGGTGGTTATTCAAGAGAGAAGTTCAAAGAAATTTCTTGTGTAATTAACCGTTTAGAAGAAAGTAAAATGAAAGAACTTATTAATGAAATCGATCCACACGCTTTTATTACAGTTTATGATGTAGCAGAAGTAAAAGGCGGTAATTTCAAGAAACGTGATATTCATTAA
- the cydA gene encoding cytochrome ubiquinol oxidase subunit I gives MSDVLLLSRFQFAITIFYHFLFVPLTIGLVILVACMETQYARTLNPTYRKMANFWGKLFTINFVMGIITGITMEFQFGTNWSEYSKYMGDIFGSPLAIEALVAFFLESTFMGIWLFGKDKISPKFRAFCMWMVALGTNISALWIITANGFMQNPVGYVVRNGRAELNDFWALVTNPYAWNMFFHTVVGCYIVGSFFVMAISAYHLLRKNEVEFFKKSFKFGLMLGLFAATITPFMGHQSGVSAAKYQPAKGAAMEAVWETGKGQGFSIVQIPDVKNEKNLEFLTIPKLGSFFYTNSFDGEIVGLKDIPKDERPNVNLVYYSFRLMVALGMFFMVLTWYGFYLNRKGKLENSKRYLKITIWSVLLPYIAINAGWIVAEVGRQPWTVYKLMRTAESVSPISVPQIWFSLISLILFYTLLLIADVYLMLKFAKKGPAALEEPATEGGVAHVS, from the coding sequence ATGTCCGACGTTCTGTTACTGAGTCGTTTTCAATTTGCAATTACTATTTTTTATCACTTTTTATTTGTACCTTTGACAATCGGACTTGTTATTTTGGTAGCATGTATGGAGACTCAATACGCCCGCACATTGAATCCAACATACCGCAAAATGGCAAATTTCTGGGGTAAATTATTTACAATTAACTTCGTAATGGGGATTATAACCGGGATTACGATGGAATTCCAATTTGGAACAAACTGGTCTGAGTACTCCAAATATATGGGAGATATTTTCGGATCACCTCTCGCAATCGAAGCACTTGTTGCCTTCTTCTTAGAATCTACTTTCATGGGAATATGGTTATTCGGTAAAGACAAAATTTCACCAAAGTTTCGTGCCTTCTGTATGTGGATGGTTGCACTTGGAACAAATATTTCCGCCCTTTGGATTATTACAGCAAATGGTTTTATGCAAAACCCTGTTGGCTATGTAGTACGTAACGGTCGCGCTGAATTAAATGATTTCTGGGCACTCGTTACGAATCCATACGCTTGGAATATGTTCTTTCATACTGTAGTTGGTTGTTATATCGTAGGTTCTTTCTTCGTTATGGCAATTAGTGCCTATCACTTATTACGTAAAAATGAAGTAGAATTCTTCAAAAAATCATTTAAGTTTGGTTTAATGTTAGGCTTATTCGCCGCAACAATTACACCGTTTATGGGACATCAATCTGGTGTATCAGCAGCTAAATATCAACCCGCAAAAGGAGCTGCGATGGAAGCAGTTTGGGAAACTGGAAAAGGACAAGGCTTCTCAATTGTTCAAATTCCTGATGTGAAAAATGAAAAGAACTTGGAATTCCTTACGATTCCAAAACTCGGAAGCTTCTTCTATACAAACTCATTTGATGGCGAAATTGTCGGTTTAAAAGATATTCCGAAAGATGAACGTCCAAATGTTAACCTCGTGTATTATAGCTTCCGCTTAATGGTTGCACTTGGTATGTTCTTTATGGTATTAACTTGGTACGGCTTCTATTTAAACCGAAAAGGAAAACTAGAAAACTCAAAACGCTATTTAAAAATTACAATATGGTCTGTCTTACTTCCTTATATTGCGATTAATGCAGGATGGATTGTCGCTGAAGTAGGTCGTCAACCATGGACAGTATATAAACTAATGCGTACAGCGGAATCTGTATCGCCTATATCAGTTCCACAAATTTGGTTCTCATTAATTAGTTTAATTTTGTTCTACACTTTACTTTTAATCGCAGACGTATACTTAATGCTGAAGTTCGCGAAAAAAGGACCTGCAGCATTAGAAGAACCTGCTACTGAGGGAGGTGTAGCCCATGTCTCATGA
- a CDS encoding DUF4247 domain-containing protein has translation MSNRLFTMIKSFVIPILAIVILLVVAGYALSGCQGGQTKSIQDRYPLESVAKEGKQESYVYRAANRSVPEVAKELINEREPKQASKEDENQMFLVYSDKIYNLQKDKEKPSDTLIEISNKEFVRQNYQPSFLQGYIMGSILNDIFGSRKSSYGDYRGYNDRQNHKPVIPERPPTKEEKKTPPPITKEGKGSIIKRGDHVDSKPSVGDTGSITKKGSSTPPPPTGSKGKITKNPGGSSGSDVKPKSSIKTPPRNTSPPKTRVGGSGKITKRR, from the coding sequence ATGTCAAACCGATTGTTTACCATGATTAAATCGTTTGTGATCCCTATACTTGCTATCGTTATATTACTTGTTGTTGCTGGTTATGCCTTATCAGGTTGTCAAGGCGGGCAGACAAAGTCGATTCAAGACCGTTATCCACTTGAATCTGTTGCCAAGGAAGGTAAACAAGAATCTTACGTGTATAGGGCCGCCAATCGGTCGGTTCCTGAAGTAGCGAAGGAACTCATTAACGAAAGAGAACCGAAGCAAGCATCTAAAGAAGACGAAAATCAAATGTTCCTCGTTTATTCTGATAAGATTTATAACCTGCAAAAGGATAAAGAGAAACCATCTGATACGTTAATTGAAATAAGTAATAAAGAATTTGTCCGTCAAAATTACCAACCGTCCTTCTTGCAAGGGTATATTATGGGAAGTATATTAAATGATATATTTGGTTCACGAAAATCATCGTACGGTGATTACCGCGGGTATAATGACAGACAAAATCATAAACCGGTTATTCCAGAGAGACCGCCTACGAAAGAAGAAAAGAAAACCCCTCCTCCAATTACGAAGGAAGGAAAAGGGTCTATCATTAAGCGAGGCGATCATGTAGATTCGAAACCTTCCGTAGGAGATACAGGAAGTATTACTAAAAAAGGAAGTAGTACGCCTCCGCCTCCTACTGGAAGCAAAGGGAAAATAACGAAAAATCCAGGTGGTTCAAGCGGATCAGATGTGAAGCCAAAATCATCTATTAAAACCCCGCCAAGGAATACATCTCCTCCGAAAACGAGGGTCGGTGGTTCAGGAAAGATTACGAAGAGAAGATAG
- a CDS encoding DUF350 domain-containing protein, which yields MTWTNVLAMLVWTGASAVLLFAIMWVDSIFTKYNDLKEIKNGNTAVTTRFIMKLFAQGYILSQSITKANDLWQALLASAVSFVILLVVEMFIEFVLKKMSGLDLEEGTKEGSVAHAMLAGSLHIVGALILGACL from the coding sequence ATGACATGGACAAATGTGTTAGCCATGCTTGTATGGACTGGAGCGAGTGCAGTACTTTTATTTGCAATTATGTGGGTTGATTCAATTTTTACAAAATACAATGATTTAAAAGAAATCAAAAATGGAAATACAGCTGTAACAACTCGTTTTATTATGAAATTATTTGCACAAGGGTACATTTTATCCCAATCGATAACGAAAGCAAATGATTTATGGCAAGCACTTCTTGCATCAGCAGTTTCTTTCGTTATTTTATTAGTGGTAGAAATGTTTATCGAATTCGTATTAAAGAAAATGTCTGGTCTTGATTTAGAAGAGGGTACGAAAGAAGGTAGCGTTGCACATGCGATGCTAGCCGGATCATTACATATTGTTGGTGCACTAATTTTAGGTGCGTGTTTATAA
- the feoB gene encoding ferrous iron transport protein B, with protein sequence MNKVALLGNPNTGKTSLFNALTGSYEYVGNWSGVTVEKKVGKLKDKQGTLIDLPGVYDLNPVSRDEGVVTNFLLTEEFQHMLNIVDSSQFERNMHLTLQLLEFGKPVSIGLNMIDVAKQRGIVIDVKRLSELLGVTVVPVVARSGKGCEELLATLKENDKNAKKPFIISYGVRMDEGIGGVISLLEKANYEHPRWLALQFLSNNEVVEKEMKALPIYKELAAIRSRLEEKLDCTLEEHIYKTREAYIEKLKTNVMKHEKEGKIPFSEKIDRLITHKILGLPIFLAVMFFIFQVTFTWIGTPLSDMLDEFFGGQLTDWVTAGLTSVGASDFIQALVTEGIIAGVGAVLVFVPQIFALFFFISLLEDSGYMARIAVVMDRIMEFFGLNGKAFIPMIIGFGCNVPGIMAARTIEQEKERLLTVLVTPFMSCSARLPVYALFAGVFFPHSQATVVFSLYVAGIVLALLVTKIMSLTILKAEKSIFVIELPPYRVPQAKTLWLSTWEKGKGFVRKAGTFIFGGSVVIWLLNYAGPSGFGVDMGDSYLAMIGGFIAPLFAPLGFGTWQAAASLLTGFLAKEVVVSTMAIIYAVKEDVLGNVMGAHYTALSAYAFMFFILLYVPCLATVAVIKRETGSAKWTIFSVVYPLVVAYVLTLIIYQVGSLLGF encoded by the coding sequence GTGAATAAGGTAGCTTTGCTAGGGAATCCGAATACAGGGAAAACATCATTATTTAATGCACTTACTGGTTCTTATGAGTATGTAGGAAACTGGAGCGGTGTAACAGTAGAAAAGAAGGTTGGTAAATTAAAAGATAAGCAAGGAACATTAATTGATTTACCAGGTGTCTATGATTTAAATCCAGTTTCACGTGATGAAGGTGTTGTAACAAACTTTCTATTAACAGAAGAATTTCAGCATATGTTAAATATTGTGGATTCTTCGCAGTTTGAACGAAATATGCATTTAACGTTGCAATTACTTGAATTTGGTAAGCCCGTTTCAATTGGTTTAAATATGATTGATGTGGCGAAGCAAAGAGGCATTGTAATTGATGTTAAACGATTATCAGAACTATTAGGTGTAACAGTCGTTCCTGTCGTTGCAAGAAGCGGAAAAGGTTGTGAAGAACTACTTGCGACGCTTAAAGAAAATGACAAAAATGCGAAAAAGCCATTCATTATTTCATATGGTGTACGAATGGATGAAGGAATTGGAGGAGTAATTTCTCTTTTAGAGAAAGCGAATTACGAGCATCCGAGATGGTTAGCTCTTCAATTTTTAAGCAATAACGAAGTAGTAGAAAAAGAGATGAAAGCATTACCAATTTATAAGGAACTTGCAGCCATTCGATCTCGCTTAGAAGAAAAACTTGATTGTACGTTGGAAGAGCACATTTACAAAACTCGTGAAGCGTATATTGAAAAGTTAAAAACAAATGTTATGAAGCATGAGAAAGAAGGAAAAATTCCTTTTTCAGAAAAAATTGATAGATTAATTACACATAAAATTTTAGGACTTCCAATCTTTTTAGCAGTTATGTTTTTTATTTTTCAGGTTACGTTTACGTGGATTGGTACACCTTTATCGGATATGTTAGATGAGTTTTTTGGTGGCCAACTTACGGATTGGGTGACAGCTGGACTTACAAGTGTCGGAGCTTCTGATTTTATTCAAGCACTCGTTACAGAAGGTATTATTGCCGGTGTTGGTGCGGTATTAGTATTCGTTCCACAAATCTTTGCACTATTCTTTTTCATTTCATTATTAGAAGACTCAGGATATATGGCGCGAATTGCAGTTGTTATGGATAGAATTATGGAGTTCTTCGGTTTAAATGGAAAAGCATTCATTCCGATGATTATCGGTTTTGGATGTAATGTTCCAGGTATTATGGCAGCGAGAACGATTGAACAAGAAAAAGAACGTTTACTTACAGTTCTTGTAACACCATTTATGTCTTGTTCGGCACGTTTACCTGTATACGCATTATTTGCGGGAGTATTCTTCCCTCATAGTCAGGCAACTGTTGTGTTTTCTTTATATGTTGCAGGTATTGTTCTTGCATTATTAGTTACAAAAATTATGTCTCTTACCATTTTAAAAGCGGAAAAGTCTATTTTCGTCATTGAACTACCTCCTTACCGCGTGCCACAAGCGAAAACGTTATGGCTAAGCACGTGGGAGAAAGGTAAGGGATTTGTTCGTAAAGCAGGTACATTCATCTTCGGTGGTTCTGTTGTCATTTGGTTATTAAACTACGCAGGTCCATCAGGATTTGGTGTGGATATGGGAGACAGTTACTTAGCGATGATTGGTGGATTTATCGCACCACTATTTGCACCGCTCGGCTTTGGAACGTGGCAAGCTGCAGCATCTCTTTTAACAGGATTTTTAGCGAAAGAAGTTGTCGTTTCTACAATGGCAATTATTTATGCGGTGAAAGAAGATGTGCTTGGAAATGTAATGGGAGCACATTATACTGCGTTATCAGCATATGCATTTATGTTCTTTATTTTATTATATGTTCCGTGTTTAGCGACAGTAGCTGTTATTAAACGTGAAACAGGATCAGCGAAATGGACGATTTTCTCAGTCGTTTATCCGCTCGTAGTTGCTTACGTATTAACGCTCATTATATACCAAGTCGGATCCTTACTCGGATTCTAG
- a CDS encoding DUF4178 domain-containing protein produces MSLFKRIKNIMKSPEPPKPEKSLLTLAPGDMIEVSLVMYELIGKTSMHSRKEIVLTLQDGKDIRYLKIEDRENTYYKLYTPIDGRLDSIDEIPTTIEMDDTEYHMEEQYNGRVVVMGKTPFSASEEQYIWEFQSDNRKLLRIEWQNGRTMMYEGEAIIPADVQIIRAT; encoded by the coding sequence ATGAGTTTATTTAAACGAATTAAAAATATAATGAAAAGCCCAGAGCCACCGAAGCCGGAAAAGAGTCTTTTAACGTTAGCTCCTGGCGATATGATTGAAGTTTCATTAGTTATGTATGAATTAATTGGGAAAACGAGTATGCATTCTCGTAAAGAAATTGTTTTGACACTGCAAGACGGGAAAGATATTCGTTATTTAAAAATTGAAGACCGTGAAAATACGTATTACAAATTATATACTCCAATTGATGGTCGCTTAGATTCAATTGATGAAATTCCGACGACAATTGAAATGGATGATACCGAGTACCATATGGAAGAACAATATAACGGACGTGTTGTTGTGATGGGAAAAACTCCATTCTCAGCTTCAGAAGAACAGTATATATGGGAATTCCAATCAGATAATCGAAAATTATTGCGTATTGAATGGCAAAATGGTCGCACAATGATGTATGAGGGAGAAGCAATCATTCCTGCTGATGTACAAATTATAAGAGCAACGTAA
- a CDS encoding spore germination protein: MKVGDKMPAVVEGVIIENCNGTINVGDKYNVQPIEKTKAYNGSGSSNTGMKVQTFSGISTADVWDNDANDQGIQFTL, translated from the coding sequence ATGAAAGTGGGTGACAAAATGCCGGCAGTTGTGGAAGGTGTTATTATTGAAAATTGCAATGGAACAATTAATGTAGGTGACAAATATAACGTACAGCCGATTGAAAAGACAAAGGCTTATAATGGATCCGGATCATCAAATACAGGAATGAAAGTACAAACATTTAGCGGGATTAGTACAGCTGATGTATGGGATAATGATGCGAATGATCAGGGAATACAGTTTACTTTATAG
- the cydB gene encoding cytochrome d ubiquinol oxidase subunit II: protein MSHDMLAIIWFGLWGVIWTVYFILDGYALGNGMIFPFVTKDRQERNQLQEAIGPFWGGNEVWLITAGGATFAAFPVTYANMFSYLYTPLFLVLLALFARAAGLEFMHKDDSPIWQKTCKWAFAIGSFLIAFLFGVTFANLYYGLQIGKNGYEGNLLSLLNHYGILGGLFFTAIFVVSGALWVMIKTTGEVSDRAYKIARPFSMAAAIILAIFYVATANRTNLFQNFTEYPVLFILPVLAMLMSVLALIMVYKHKIGLAFTFICLTIAMFMTTGFAGMFPRMLPSRINDAYSTTLYNAAGSQLNLKIMFFVAMVMVPIVIGYQLWSYSIFKNKIHKDSAKGYH from the coding sequence ATGTCTCATGATATGCTTGCAATCATCTGGTTCGGTTTATGGGGCGTGATTTGGACAGTTTACTTCATTCTTGACGGGTATGCACTTGGTAACGGAATGATTTTTCCCTTCGTTACGAAAGACCGACAAGAACGAAATCAATTACAAGAAGCAATTGGCCCGTTCTGGGGCGGTAATGAAGTATGGTTGATTACAGCTGGTGGCGCAACATTTGCTGCCTTCCCAGTCACATATGCTAATATGTTTAGCTATTTATATACACCATTATTCTTAGTATTACTTGCACTGTTTGCTCGTGCCGCTGGACTAGAATTCATGCATAAAGATGATTCACCAATTTGGCAAAAAACTTGTAAATGGGCATTTGCAATTGGCAGTTTCCTAATCGCCTTCTTATTCGGTGTTACATTCGCTAACTTGTATTATGGACTACAAATCGGAAAAAATGGCTATGAAGGAAATTTGCTTAGCTTATTAAACCATTACGGTATATTAGGTGGTCTTTTCTTCACTGCTATATTTGTCGTATCCGGTGCCCTTTGGGTCATGATTAAAACGACTGGTGAAGTATCTGATCGTGCTTATAAAATCGCAAGACCGTTTTCAATGGCAGCTGCTATCATTTTAGCTATCTTCTATGTAGCAACTGCTAATCGGACAAACTTATTCCAAAACTTTACGGAATATCCGGTACTATTCATTCTTCCAGTACTTGCAATGTTAATGAGTGTACTCGCACTTATTATGGTGTACAAACATAAAATTGGCCTTGCATTCACATTCATTTGCCTAACAATCGCAATGTTTATGACAACTGGCTTTGCAGGTATGTTCCCAAGAATGTTACCATCTCGTATTAACGATGCATACAGTACAACGTTATACAACGCAGCTGGTAGTCAATTAAACTTAAAAATTATGTTCTTCGTTGCAATGGTCATGGTACCAATCGTTATTGGATATCAGCTTTGGAGCTATAGTATCTTTAAAAATAAAATTCATAAAGACTCTGCTAAAGGGTATCACTAA